The segment cTAGTTTAGTTTTGAATTGCTGTGTTGTTGAGATCATTTGCACACTGGCTGTCCCAACTTGATGGGTGGGTGCTCGATAGATGACTTTAGAGAAATTAATGGGTAGCTAATAACCTTTTTGTTATCCAACTACACTTTGAAGTTGCCCCATAAGGATTGGATGTGACCATGATTCACATAAATTCGACAAACAGAGTATATTGCACATGGAATTGTTAGTTGTGATGGTAGGAACAAGGTACTGCAGTAATGTAGACAACAATACATTTACTTGATAGCATTTACTGCATCTGCACATAAATCTCATTGGTGGGAACTTTAAAAGTTATTACAACATGACCCAAATTCACTTGAGCATCGATTCAATGGTATTGTAATCATTTGAGGATACATTTAAGCTCTTCTGATGACAAATAGTTCGCCGCTAAATTGtgtaaaatacatttaaaactCAACCAAGGATTTAAAGGGAGGTAGTTGAGAATATTTCCCACTTAAGAGAGCTGGTAACTCTGAcattggttttttctttgtgttgaATTTATTGACTTGGTATATAGAAAATTGGTTTGCCTTTGTTAGGCTATGCTCATCTGTCTCAAATGGTTTGTgtacttcaattttttatgtacACTCTGTTTCCATGCTTTTCGGAAagaatttttatcatcaaacttTGATGAATTCACCTTATCATAGTATTTGCTAGTTGGGCATAATAAATGAAGTAGACCtgggctttttatttttttgtgtgactGGCAAGTGGTAATGAGTGACAAGTAGAGCCACCAATGAAAACAGACCTACCAACTTACCGCATGCTCACAAATTAGCAAGAAAATTCAACTTCTAGATGGCATGGATACTTCTCAAGCTCCTGAATGCACTCAAGATATTTATCTGTTGATTGCAGTTGCATTTTTCTTTACTGGAATAAAGAACTCTGCTTGAAATAATAATCTCCTGGGTTGAGTCCGATACTTAATTAGCCAAGTCTATCAATCACTTAAATCCAATTTGTTTTAATGCTACTATGAGCGCACTATAAGCACGCTTTTGATTTGATTCTCTGCAGGTGACCTATTTCAAATGCTTTTGATTTGATTCTCTGCAGGTGACCTATTTCAAATGCGGAGGAGTTTCACTTGGTGTTGGTATGCAACACCATGCAGCTGATGGGTTTTCTGGTCTCCACTTTGTGAATACATGGTCAGATATGGCTCGTGGTCTTGACCTTACAATTCCACCCTTCATTGACAGGACCCTTCTCCGTGCCAGAGACCCACCCCAACCTGCATTCCACCACGTTGAGTACCAGCCTCCACCTGCCATGAAAACTGTTCTTGAAACCTCAAAACCAGAGAGCACAGCGGTCTCCATTTTTAAGTTGACCAGGGATCAGCTCAACACCCTCAAAGCCAAAGCAAAGGAAGGTGGAAACAATATTGGTTATAGTTCATATGAAATGTTGGCGGGTCACGTATGGAGATCAGCATGTAAGGCACGTGGACTTCCTGATGATCAAGAAACCAAGTTATATATTGCTACAGATGGTCGGTCAAGACTGCGCCCTACGCTTCCACCTGGTTACTTTGGCAATGTAATCTTTACAGCAACACCAATTGCTGTAGCAGGTGAAATTCAATCAAAGCCAACATGGTGTGCTGCAGGAAAAATTCATGATTCATTGGTTCGCATGGACAATGATTATCTAAGGTCAGCCCTTGATTTCTTAGAGCTTCAGCCTGACTTATCAGCCCTTGTTCGCGGCGCCCATACTTTCCGGTGCCCAAATCTTGGGATTACTAGCTGGGTTAGACTGCCAATCCATGATGCAGATTTTGGCTGGGGAAGACCTATATTTATGGGGCCTGGTGGGATCGCATACGAGGGCTTATCATTCATCATACCAAGCTCAACAAATGACGGGAGCATGTCAGTAGCCATATCTTTGCAAGCTGAACACATGAAACTATTTGAGAAGTTTATATATGACATTTAACAGAATGAGCCGAGGCTATTATCCTGTCATGGTTTCTGTCCTCCCTTCAGTAAATCAGGCTGGGAAAGTTCACGTATACcaagttttttctctcttgatgCCCGTTTATCTGTCATagagggtttttcttttcttttcttttctattcggACATGGTTTGATGCAAGGCAGACTTTTTGAAAGGATAATGCGCCCCTCACGAGGGCTTATGTTGTACATATTTATGTATTTGTCACGAACTTCGAAGTATAGGATGGAAGGAATAAATACGACACAGAATATCATATATATGGCTGTTCGGAATccgtgtttttaaataaatttattttatttgaagttaatctttttaaaatatttttgaatagttttaatgaattggtatcaaaaataattttttaaaaataaaaaaaatattttaaatcgtaACTGTAATTATAATTCCAAATCAAATAGATTTTGTTTGGTGGAAATagagacaataaaatccaaaatatttcattttctattttagaggatataacaataaattttatgatttttttaccttgtttttataaaattatttggctataaaaagtaaaaaaaaaatataaatttaaaaatcatgaataataaggggaaaaaaaaaggagaggaagaGAAAACATGGAAATGTacaaaattaagttaaattttatatttgataactaAAGACTCTCATCGTGATTAATTAATAGATACTTCAATTGAAACATACCatgataatttgaattttatatctaTATCTAAAATCTTTACATTAGAATTTTGTATTgactgatttatttattaatgatatttgAGCTTAGATTTGTATTTAGAgagtttattagattttttagatgtgtattttattgaaaacaaataaaaaatgaagttttttgatattttttaccaCTAGATTTGCTtcaacaaaaaaagtaaaaaatatgaatttaaaaatcataataatcagaaaaaaaaacagaggaagagaaaatacaagaatatcaaaatatcagattaattaattcatagatgctaaaattaaacatattatttttggaAGAGGAATACATGATGATTTGAATATCATATCTAAAAAATTTACATTTGAATTTTGtactgatatttttatttattaatgatatttaagCTTATATTTGTGTTTAGAaagtttattagattttttagatATGTATTTtagtgaaaaacataaaaaataaagtttttaaaattacaagtgacacatattttatatatatatatttttaaatataactgTTTTAGACTAGACTCAAGTGTATTGGATATTTTCAAGAGTGTTTAGGCTCATCTCAAAGCCcaacaatttttatattttattatttttattttctattttcttataaCAGTTTTCTCCatcaagtttattaatttttatttaccttAATACTTGCCTTTTGTAGTCTTTtactttgtatttatataatattatattattaaaacaataatgaagaagattattcaataaaaacaaattataaatttattttgtattttctgataattaaactcaattatttttaaagataagttaacaaaataaggataaataaataaaaaaacatataaaatatgtataacgcagtgaaaaaaaatcttcaatacacatacacacaccccataaaaaagaaactgaaatTGAACTGATATATGATATGCTGtataagtttataaaaaaagctGAAATTGATACGTTTAAAATTACCAAATGATTCGGTTGATcgattgatatgaaaaataataaaattagctaTTATCTAATTTAGTAGATCAAATCGGTTGATTATTTGTCCTACTATTAGGGACACTAAAGAAATTTATAGTATATGGTTGGTCAATTGGTTGTGCCAAGGAGAACTGGTCAACAGTTATAACTGACAATGaactattattatttaagaaaaaagtagGATCGAAGTTAATAGGTCTTGATGAGTAATTGAagcttgaaattttaaaaaaatgaataaataacaaaaaaatgattaatatgATGTGAATTGGAGAGAAAGCTTCcatgattaaatattaaagtatgGATGTGGTTCTTATAGGAATTatgaattttagtttaaaattcataacaaaGATGAAACCGGTAATGAGTTTTGATgataaaagaataagagaaatgagaaaatgattccaaaaaattaaaatggtagTGAGGAATAAACAATAAGAAAGTAtggtacaaaaaaaaagtgatgatgTAAACATCGATTGAAAATCAGTGATGTTACCgcaaaatgataaaaagcttgtaaattaaataaatgataaatgaaaaggtaaacaaacaaatattatgGGAATAAGAAAATGGTCTCAAGGATATAAATGGATGATTGATATGATTTAtacaaggatgaaataaaaaaaaattcagattttttttaatgaaaaatcacaaaCCAACTAGTTTTATGTTATCAtacataacttttaatctgatTATTGTATTAAGATGAAATTTTGCATGAAGTCTTATGACATGTTGAACTACTATGGTTTAAAACTTCAACTTAATCAGAGTTTATGAATACAATACAATTTAGATCTAAAAATCAGGTAAAATGCATAAATAATACAAGACATAATAAAGTAGTGGCAAAACTATAAATAAGAGGAAATATCCTCTATTCAAAGGTTGTCTcaaccgaacaaaaaaaaaaggatgagagGGCATGTAGTTGTGGGATTGAGAGATTAAAAAGCATGGATAaggtaaaattatatatgaaaaacatgttttgttGGTGATTAAAAGAGTTAAAGCAAGGGTTTTGAAAACCAGcgtgagaaagaaagaattgaacaaaGGAAGGAGGCTTGAAGAAAGCTTGATTTCTTTTGCAATTTATTTGTGATTTCATGTGTTTAGAAGGTAAGAAATTCCTTTAAAGTGAttatttaagatgatttttGTAATGGGTGAAAGAATGAATATGTTAGTGATGTGTAAATTTGAATTATGAATtggattatttaatttgatatgaaaTTTTTGCTCAATTGTGTTATTGGAAGTATTTAAGGTACGGGTATACATGAGAAATTGAACAAACCTTGCACCTTAATACATGAATATATTCGGCCAAACAAGGTATAAAGAAGAATGGATGTGATTGACTAAGTTGTTATGAAATTTGGATTAAATTGTGTAGGGTTAGGTATAAAATAAATGGACattgagaaattgaaaagaaattttgaaggaGAACCATGGTTCCACTGGATATGACTTGTAGCCTAGgctaatgaaagaaaaatgaggttatattaatttaatgtcacTTTGTTACTCCTTTCCATCCCCTTCTCCCCCaagaaagtaaaagaaagaaacaattgTAAACGAAAACTATCAGTTGGCTTTAAGTATTTCGTGTTAGTATTTGCTTGATTTCATAGATTTTATGGTCAATTTATAATTGATGGCATTACTTGTGGGAAAGAGGTGTGTAGGCATAACAGCTAGGCATTCCCTTCTGATTGCGTGTGGTCTGGCTCAAGctttttacatttgaaattCGGGAATGTATATATCTTATTGTctggagaaagaagagagactTGCTGGTGATTTTtagtcaaattcttgaaaggttaaaataatattctgatGCCAGAGGCGTTACAGTGCACGTACAGAAAATAGGGAAGGTGTTAGTCATCACTGAGAGTGGATGACGACATTCCTAGAGAGGAAGCAAAAGTGGCAGTTGTGTCGCCACTGAGATACCTCTTTAGTCTGTCCAAGTCATCAGCAGCATCGAGCATTGTAGGCCTAGTAGTGGGGGACTCCTGAGTGCAAAGAATACCCAACTCAGCTAATTCTCCGATTGCAACTTCCCACATCCTTTTCACTTCAGGATATTGATCTCTTGAAGCTCTCATCAAGGAAGAGTCTACCACTCTTTCGACTCTCCCATGGTAGTGAGTCTTCACCCATTTGTGTAGGTTTAGCCCATCAACAAACATGTCATCTGTTGGCCTTTTTCTGGTCAAAATCTCAAGAACTAGAACGCCAAAGCTGTAAACATCTCCTTTTGTAGAAGTGTTTGATCCAAACCCATACTCTGCATTATAAGAATTCAAAGTGATTTACTCTCTTGTTTTTATATCAATGTGAAGTAATTTAGAAATTTGTACCTGGTGCGATATATCCAACTGATCCGCATAACAAATTTGCTGTAGAGTTTCCCATATTCTCAACCGCCCCACCGTTTCCACCCGCAACAGTCATAACTAATCTTGCTATACCAAAATCAGAAACCAGAGCGGTCATGTCATCGTTGAGAAGAACATTACTTGGCTTTAGATCACAATGTATGACTTTAACGGGAGAGTGGTGATGCAGATAGGCCATTCCTTCTGCTATGTCACTGCAAATGCTAACCCTCTGGAGAAGAGTCAAATCGGAACTGCATGAACACAAACCTGTCTCTGAATGTGGATATAAACGGCTATCCAAGCTTCCGTTTGCCATGTGTGGAAGAACAAGAGCCTTGAAATCAGGAAGACTGCATGCTGTTATGATCCTTATCAAATTTCTGTGCCTAATCCTCTTCAACACCTGGCATTCCCTGTTAAAACTCTTGGTTGAATTTCCAGACTGCAACTGCAATACCTTTACGGCTATGGCTGTCCCATCTTGAAGAAGCCCCTTGTAAACACGGCCATAGCCACCCGTCCCAAGTAGTCTCTGCTCCTCAAATCCTTCTGTGGCTTCCAAGAGTTCTCTATATGTAATTCTTGGAAAATTGTGGATCAGTTCCggtgtttttgatttttttgcctGCTCTGTGTCCACTGAGTTTCCAGAGGAAACATTTGCCTTGATGCTGCGGATTCCAATCACACAACATATTGTTGTTAAGATAGCTGATGCAAATATGACCAGTACAAATATAATCAACATACGTGAGTGAAACCAATTTCTTTTTCGAGAGCATGTCGGCATGCCATAAACTGTGCCACAAAGATGCCGATTGCCTAAGAATGACTTATCTGTGACAGAATTGAAGACACCGCCAGAGGGTATTACTCCTGCAAAGTTGTTGAAAGAAAGATTTAGGAAACTGAGGCTTTGAATTTTGTTGAGGCTTGTTGGGATCCCTCCAGACAAGTGGTTTCCGGAAACATCAAAGGATTCAAGGTTCTTTAGATCACCAATGGAATCAGGCAGGTGCCCTTCAATAGAATTATGTGAGAAATTTATCAGCTTCACTGCGATGCAGCTTGATATCTGAAAGAAGACACTTCCACTGAGGTTGTTTGATGAAACATCTATCTCTTCCACATTTTCCAGCTTACTGAGTTCTATAGGTAAAGGACCATCAAGATGATTGTGTGAAAGATTTAGAAATCTTCGGATCTCACGTATACCCGATATTTCTGTAGGGATGCTCCCTGTCAATTTGTTATAGGACAAATCCAGCTTGGACAGATCAGTGCACTGCCCTAATGTTGGAGGAATAGTTCCAGAAAGGAGGTTGTTGTTGAGAAACAGAAAACTCAGTCGAACCAAGTTTCCTAGAGTTGCAGGAATTTCACCAGAGAGTTGATTGTTTGACAGGTCAAGCAGACCAAGACGAGGGAGCTGACATAATGCTGCTGGAATTGCACCAGTTAATAAGTTGTGTGATAAGAAAAGCTGCTCCAAGGAAGACATCTGGTTGATTTCGGCTGGAATGGTTCCATTTAGAGAATTGGACGTCAAATTCAGCACTGTAAGATTGGAAAGATGTGCTATTTCTGAAGGGATCATTCCAGAGATCCTGTTTTCTTGCATTAACATGGTATCTAGATTGACACTAAGTCGGCCAATGGAACTGGGCAATCTTCCTCCAAGATTCATACCAGCCATCTCAAGCTCCTCTAATTCGGTACAATTTGCAAGTGCTGTGAAGAATGGCTCGAGGTTGGTGTTGCGATCATGGCTGACCATATTATTATACGAGAAATGCAGTGAGACAACTGAATATAGTTTCCCTATGATATTTGCAGGCAATTCTCCAGTGAGATTGTTATACTCCACATCTATATTATATAACTCTGAAATGTTGGCTAAAGATGCAGGAAGTTCTCCTGTAAATTGATTGTTGTACAAATTGAGGTTCCAGATGCCTGGACAATTTCCGATCTCTTCAGGAATTCGGCCTGTGAGCAAGTTCTGGGACAGGTCTATATTTGCTAATGAAGTGCAGTTTGAGAAGAAGGAAGGTGGAAGTGTGCCCGTCAAATGGTTTCCGTTGAGAGATAGCACAGTAAGGTTGGGAAGAATGGAAAGAAATTCTGGAAATGGGCCATGTAGATTGTTGCTGTCTAGCAAGAGAGAATGCAGATgctgaagagaagaaaattcaGGAGGAATAATGCCATAAAAGTTATTCTCAGAAAGACTGAGATTTCGAAGCCCACTGAGATTTGAAATGATGGGAGACAGTGGCCCTGTGAGTTCACTGCGGGACAGATTGAGTTTTACCACACTCTGTCGATGTTTGTCGCATCTGACACCTGTGAAGCTGCAAACATCTCCATCTTCAGTCCAGGTAGCTAGCATGTACTTTGGATCAAAAACTATGGTCTTTTTGAATGCTAGAAGAGCAGCCTTGTCAGCAAGCAAGGAATGGTTACGATGGTGGTGAGAACCTGAAACTGCAAAAGGAGACATTAGAAATAAATGCTGGAGCAGAAGCAGAAATGTTCTGATGAAGATCATTTTTCTTCTGTTGCAAGTGTCCAGTAATGTTTCTTTTATGAGAACCCTTGCTCCTTACACTTTCATCCTGCTTCATAATAATGAATTACtgtcacaaaaaaaatcttgaacttTTAACAGAGAGGTGCAGATGCGATTGATAGAATAAAAGAGTGGTACAAATGAAGAGATAATTGATCTCtcaggaataaaaaagaaattcagtGCAGGTTATGATTTTGTGGAGGGACTAAAAAACTAATCTCACCTCTTTTCTCATGATGAGTAGACCTTCAACTAAGCCTAAATGAATATGCATTGAAGGGACACCAGAGCAGATTGgcttatcctttttcttttcgtACGTAGTAGGGCACGCGCAATTTCAACCTTTACTGTTGAAATATGCTTTACTTTGCCCGCACAGTTGCATATGCATGTGATACACGCACAAAGAGGTTGTATGTGACATTTCTTTACCCTGTTCATCGTGGATGCAAGATGTGTTTCTTTCAGGTAATGCAGTTGACATTTTTGTGTGATAGGAGTAAAACTTGTTTCTAGAAGAGCTCAGTTGACATTCTTAGTGTTCTTCGAGTGCAGATGACTAAGGCCACTGTCTGTGGCTTGTCATTCTGGAACAAGATGCCAATCCTGAGTCATATCAACCAAAAACAACGGGAATGAATCTCTCGTTTTCATGGTACAGAAAGAACCAAAATTTCTGCGCAAGTCTGTCTATTGTTTTTGGTTGTCTCGTTATCATTTCTTCATCATCCTCACAAATGGAGAATTTGATGGAAATGAAAGCCTCCACTAGGCTTGGAATAGGTGGTTGAGTTGGTGAAGAGCTAGGGGGCAAGAGGTATGATCTCTGATTCGAATTCCTTTGTCCACTAATATTATTTGTCACAGGCCGCAGGGCATGCTCTTGAAAGTCTTGTTTAGAGAGAGAAGATTTGGCATGGTGCATGCAAGCCGACACATTATACCCttcctaaaatataaaaaagaatgccAATATCTTTTAGGACCCACCCTCTTTAGGGAAGTTTGTGGCTATCCAGTTTTTTCGATCCACTTGCAAGCTTTTTTGAGCTGTTCTCCGTGAG is part of the Populus nigra chromosome 8, ddPopNigr1.1, whole genome shotgun sequence genome and harbors:
- the LOC133701544 gene encoding shikimate O-hydroxycinnamoyltransferase-like produces the protein MIINVKESTMVQPAEETPRRGLWNSNVDLVVPRFHTPSVYFYRPTGASNFFDAKVLKEALSKALVPFYPMAGRLRRDDDGRIEIDCNAEGVLFVEAETASVVADFGDFAPTLELKQLIPTVDYSGGISTYPLLVLQVTYFKCGGVSLGVGMQHHAADGFSGLHFVNTWSDMARGLDLTIPPFIDRTLLRARDPPQPAFHHVEYQPPPAMKTVLETSKPESTAVSIFKLTRDQLNTLKAKAKEGGNNIGYSSYEMLAGHVWRSACKARGLPDDQETKLYIATDGRSRLRPTLPPGYFGNVIFTATPIAVAGEIQSKPTWCAAGKIHDSLVRMDNDYLRSALDFLELQPDLSALVRGAHTFRCPNLGITSWVRLPIHDADFGWGRPIFMGPGGIAYEGLSFIIPSSTNDGSMSVAISLQAEHMKLFEKFIYDI
- the LOC133700956 gene encoding putative leucine-rich repeat receptor-like serine/threonine-protein kinase At2g24130 isoform X2 yields the protein MLATWTEDGDVCSFTGVRCDKHRQSVVKLNLSRSELTGPLSPIISNLSGLRNLSLSENNFYGIIPPEFSSLQHLHSLLLDSNNLHGPFPEFLSILPNLTVLSLNGNHLTGTLPPSFFSNCTSLANIDLSQNLLTGRIPEEIGNCPGIWNLNLYNNQFTGELPASLANISELYNIDVEYNNLTGELPANIIGKLYSVVSLHFSYNNMVSHDRNTNLEPFFTALANCTELEELEMAGMNLGGRLPSSIGRLSVNLDTMLMQENRISGMIPSEIAHLSNLTVLNLTSNSLNGTIPAEINQMSSLEQLFLSHNLLTGAIPAALCQLPRLGLLDLSNNQLSGEIPATLGNLVRLSFLFLNNNLLSGTIPPTLGQCTDLSKLDLSYNKLTGSIPTEISGIREIRRFLNLSHNHLDGPLPIELSKLENVEEIDVSSNNLSGSVFFQISSCIAVKLINFSHNSIEGHLPDSIGDLKNLESFDVSGNHLSGGIPTSLNKIQSLSFLNLSFNNFAGVIPSGGVFNSVTDKSFLGNRHLCGTVYGMPTCSRKRNWFHSRMLIIFVLVIFASAILTTICCVIGIRSIKANVSSGNSVDTEQAKKSKTPELIHNFPRITYRELLEATEGFEEQRLLGTGGYGRVYKGLLQDGTAIAVKVLQLQSGNSTKSFNRECQVLKRIRHRNLIRIITACSLPDFKALVLPHMANGSLDSRLYPHSETGLCSCSSDLTLLQRVSICSDIAEGMAYLHHHSPVKVIHCDLKPSNVLLNDDMTALVSDFGIARLVMTVAGGNGGAVENMGNSTANLLCGSVGYIAPEYGFGSNTSTKGDVYSFGVLVLEILTRKRPTDDMFVDGLNLHKWVKTHYHGRVERVVDSSLMRASRDQYPEVKRMWEVAIGELAELGILCTQESPTTRPTMLDAADDLDRLKRYLSGDTTATFASSLGMSSSTLSDD
- the LOC133700956 gene encoding putative leucine-rich repeat receptor-like serine/threonine-protein kinase At2g24130 isoform X1, which gives rise to MIFIRTFLLLLQHLFLMSPFAVSGSHHHRNHSLLADKAALLAFKKTIVFDPKYMLATWTEDGDVCSFTGVRCDKHRQSVVKLNLSRSELTGPLSPIISNLSGLRNLSLSENNFYGIIPPEFSSLQHLHSLLLDSNNLHGPFPEFLSILPNLTVLSLNGNHLTGTLPPSFFSNCTSLANIDLSQNLLTGRIPEEIGNCPGIWNLNLYNNQFTGELPASLANISELYNIDVEYNNLTGELPANIIGKLYSVVSLHFSYNNMVSHDRNTNLEPFFTALANCTELEELEMAGMNLGGRLPSSIGRLSVNLDTMLMQENRISGMIPSEIAHLSNLTVLNLTSNSLNGTIPAEINQMSSLEQLFLSHNLLTGAIPAALCQLPRLGLLDLSNNQLSGEIPATLGNLVRLSFLFLNNNLLSGTIPPTLGQCTDLSKLDLSYNKLTGSIPTEISGIREIRRFLNLSHNHLDGPLPIELSKLENVEEIDVSSNNLSGSVFFQISSCIAVKLINFSHNSIEGHLPDSIGDLKNLESFDVSGNHLSGGIPTSLNKIQSLSFLNLSFNNFAGVIPSGGVFNSVTDKSFLGNRHLCGTVYGMPTCSRKRNWFHSRMLIIFVLVIFASAILTTICCVIGIRSIKANVSSGNSVDTEQAKKSKTPELIHNFPRITYRELLEATEGFEEQRLLGTGGYGRVYKGLLQDGTAIAVKVLQLQSGNSTKSFNRECQVLKRIRHRNLIRIITACSLPDFKALVLPHMANGSLDSRLYPHSETGLCSCSSDLTLLQRVSICSDIAEGMAYLHHHSPVKVIHCDLKPSNVLLNDDMTALVSDFGIARLVMTVAGGNGGAVENMGNSTANLLCGSVGYIAPEYGFGSNTSTKGDVYSFGVLVLEILTRKRPTDDMFVDGLNLHKWVKTHYHGRVERVVDSSLMRASRDQYPEVKRMWEVAIGELAELGILCTQESPTTRPTMLDAADDLDRLKRYLSGDTTATFASSLGMSSSTLSDD